Below is a genomic region from Methanoculleus thermophilus.
GAGGAAAAAGTATGAGTGTTAAGGAAGAGATCCATGCGCAGATCGTCGGCGCCCTCGCCGGCGCGAAGTTCCCGATTAAGACACCCGAGGATCTCCTTGCCGCGTTCCCCGCAGGAGCGGCGACCAGATGCAAGGCCGGCGACGTGGAGATGACCGCCGGGGAAGCGGGCACCCTCTTAAAGCCGGAGGACTTCCCCTTCCTGACCCCCGAAGAGGTGGCCGAGACCATCCTCTCCCGGGCAGGGATGTAACCCTCTTTTTGCAGATCTCGGACCGGGCGGTTCGGACCGCCTGGCTTCCGGGGCTCTCAAACCGCTCCGGGCGGCACGCACTTTCAGGCGCCGGTCTTTCGCATCGAGAGTTCCTTCAGGACTACTCCGAGTTTGTCAAGGGACTCGTTCCACCCGGCCTCGGCAGCATCGAGCGTCTCGCTAGCCGGAATCCCGGCCATCCGAAGGGTCACCGTCGTTTCGCCTCCATGCTCCTCGAACGTCACCGTCACGAGCACCTCACGCGGCCAGTCCCCGCTCATCCCGTATGTCGAGGCCGGGACCACGTTGCCTTCGGCGTCCGCAAACGAGTCGGTGAAGACGAGCCGCTCCATCGGAACAATCTTTCGATACTCACCGGTGCTCCAGAAGTCCTGGCCTTCGGGTGAGCGCATGTTGAAGAGATACCTCCCTCCTTCACGAAGATCGACCTTGATGACGGGTGCCGTAAAGCCCGCCGGCCCCCACCAGCGCATGAGATACCCAGGTTTTGTCCACGCCCGCCAGACATCCTGTAGCGGCGCAGCAAAGACACGCCGGATGAGCAGCCTTCCTCTCTTTTCCGCTAGAACAGCCTCGGCCATCGTTTTGAACCTCCTTTTTTCGGGCTACCTACCTGCTGCATGAAAAAACCTTTCCCAACCGCGGATGCACCGATGAGGTGAAGTCCGACGGCGGTGGATCAAGGCGCTACATCATGAACGAGGGTGCTTTCACCGTATCCCCCGGATGCGGGTTCCGGCTCCTCTTGAGATGGGATACACGGGCCGCGAGGTGCAGCTCGCCCACATGAAGAACGCGAGGGCGTCGAGCAGACAGGCGTAGGCATCCGCCTGCATGGCGACGCTCGCCCGCGAAGGCATGGGCGAGCCGAGGTAGCCAAACCTCAAGGGCGCGATGACCTGGAGCCCCGGGTCGAACCCGCCTGCGTTGCCGTGGACGGCCAGTACCGGGTAGCCGCCCCCCACCCGGGCGTATTCGACGCTTCCATAGTCCGTCCGGACCGCCCGCCTTTCCGGGTTCTCGATACGTTCCCGGGCGGCACGAATATCACGCCGGTGGCTCATCACGACCGCCGCCCCCGAGACGGCGACACCAAGCAGGAGGAGGACTCGGAGGTCAGCCATGGGGGTGCACGCTCCACTCCAGCCGTAAGGCTTCCCGGTCCCGGCTACCCTTGCTGCAGTTCGTTCAGGAGCGCGGCAAGGCGGTCCAGGGACTCGTTCC
It encodes:
- a CDS encoding MTH865 family protein; the protein is MSVKEEIHAQIVGALAGAKFPIKTPEDLLAAFPAGAATRCKAGDVEMTAGEAGTLLKPEDFPFLTPEEVAETILSRAGM
- a CDS encoding SRPBCC family protein, translating into MAEAVLAEKRGRLLIRRVFAAPLQDVWRAWTKPGYLMRWWGPAGFTAPVIKVDLREGGRYLFNMRSPEGQDFWSTGEYRKIVPMERLVFTDSFADAEGNVVPASTYGMSGDWPREVLVTVTFEEHGGETTVTLRMAGIPASETLDAAEAGWNESLDKLGVVLKELSMRKTGA